Proteins from a genomic interval of Debaryomyces hansenii CBS767 chromosome E complete sequence:
- a CDS encoding DEHA2E10868p (similar to uniprot|P25646 Saccharomyces cerevisiae YCR079W): MIQTPRKFPHPLHNFNQCTQNNKRFVSGVIAFTAIDKSSKYPRSSNMVHKLGKLRVPLLKSPYYFGHFTSRVNRLYNEDKYSANVLTLPEDRTVFNFNIFDGHGGEQCSTFLKDNLSQEIENANELSQEDNSSVRNELAKSYWKNIGGYWKRWYKHKDANFEAMSPENNSMKLTNIKHTQDDLSLRLPLSFLETDYKFFKDEDKSGSTCTSAFLETIYSESTEADSSFEKYYFNRNTISKLTIAQVGDTRAILVDKNGQAHALTQSHHPSNPTESKRLRKYAANFFMTDSFGEERFIALANTRAFGDVSYKEMGVTSEPDVIQLIVGDNTAIKKQLTAEEIKNYTVGALGGDESFLVLCTDGVTDILTDQEIGDIVMVHYNMKGHPKASPQLCAEEVVKFVEYVGGDDNATCLVIRLNGWGSWPISDRTGQLRQERMKDYSPRGERV, from the coding sequence ATGATCCAAACCCCAAGAAAATTTCCACATCCGTTACACAATTTCAATCAATGTACTCAGAACAATAAAAGATTCGTATCGGGTGTTATAGCATTCACAGCAATTGacaaatcatcaaaatacCCAAGATCTTCGAATATGGTACATAAGTTGGGAAAACTACGGGTTCCATTATTAAAGAGCCCATATTATTTTGGGCATTTCACTTCACGGGTTAATCGATTgtataatgaagataaatacAGCGCCAATGTTTTGACATTGCCAGAAGATAGAAcagtattcaatttcaatatatttgatggACATGGAGGAGAGCAATGTTCGACgtttttgaaagataatTTATCTCAAGAGATTGAAAATGCTAATGAACTTAGCCAAGAAGATAACTCAAGTGTCAGAAACGAACTCGCGAAGTCATATTGGAAGAATATTGGTGGCTACTGGAAGAGATGGTATAAGCACAAGGATGCCAATTTCGAGGCGATGCTGCCAGAAAATAACTCTATGAAGTTGACGAACATCAAGCACACTCAAGATGATTTAAGTTTGAGGTTGCCCTTATCATTTTTGGAGACAGACtataaattcttcaaggATGAAGATAAGTCTGGCTCCACATGTACATCAGCATTCCTCGAAACTATTTACTCGGAATCCACAGAAGCCGATTCATcctttgaaaaatattatttcaatagaAACACGATATCTAAGCTTACGATTGCCCAGGTAGGCGACACACGAGCTATTCTTGTTGACAAGAATGGACAGGCCCATGCATTGACTCAATCACATCACCCATCCAATCCAACAGAGTCCAAAAGATTAAGAAAATATGCTGCAAACTTCTTCATGACCGATTCGTTTGGAGAGGAAAGATTTATTGCATTAGCGAATACTAGAGCGTTTGGTGACGTATCCTATAAGGAAATGGGGGTCACCTCCGAACCAGACGTGATTCAGCTAATAGTCGGTGATAATACTGcaataaagaaacaacTAACTGCCGAGGAAATCAAGAATTATACCGTGGGTGCGTTAGGAGGTGACGAAAGCTTCCTAGTATTATGTACCGATGGTGTAACAGATATCTTGACCGACCAGGAAATTGGCGATATTGTCATGGTGCACTATAATATGAAAGGACACCCTAAAGCGTCACCACAGCTTTGTGCTGAAGAAGTCGTCAAATTTGTGGAGTATGTTGGTGGTGACGATAATGCAACATGCTTAGTTATCAGACTAAATGGGTGGGGTTCATGGCCAATCTCAGATAGAACTGGTCAATTAAGACAAGAACGAATGAAAGATTACAGCCCTAGAGGCGAAAGGGTATGA
- a CDS encoding DEHA2E10912p (similar to uniprot|P53734 Saccharomyces cerevisiae YNR038W DBP6 Essential protein involved in ribosome biogenesis), with translation MSSDTEEASEEIEGNQNQHVNKQPENDDKMDIVEDEETPEEPIENDPNYMSKHHSVFQKFKSSVHDVKGEEVDEETPEEKEDIEMQDLVPLPQPELPRDKRLVSTAAHLNNLDWLTTPIYTAPEETKPFAEFQNPPLSSLMIKNLRNMGFESAFSVQISVLNLMLKDIERNRLQPDMRGDLLVNASTGSGKTLAYSIPIIESLQTVKVPRVRAIILVPTKPLINQVKTTLNQLSKGTNLSIVSLKNDLSIKEEGIKLQTNEPDIIVSTPGRLVDHLTNGYISLKNLQYLVIDEADRLLNQSFQNWCQILISKIDEFTNIKERNISNSWKLNVQKMIFSATLTTDAGKLSLLKFHKPRLIIVNNKEQLVNEMFSLPATLNEFKLQFGSAKSSLKPLILSKFLLSKNKLANVLIFTKSNDASLRLSRLLSLIMNKLGSETINIAYINSTNNTTSVRSKILKDFSKQTINILVATDLIARGIDILSITDVINYDLPNSSREYVHRVGRTARANQEGFAYNFCFGKGEAKWFKKLMAQVGRSEKNIEELELDTKQLIEDNDESMYKESLDELQQQVFNRA, from the coding sequence ATGAGCTCTGATACTGAGGAAGCTTCTGAGGAGATAGAAGGAAACCAAAACCAGCATGTTAATAAACAGCCAGAGAACGACGATAAAATGGATATTGTGGAGGACGAAGAAACTCCGGAGGAACCTATAGAGAATGATCCTAATTATATGTCGAAACATCATTCagtttttcaaaaattcaagtcgTCAGTACATGATGTAAAAGGTGAAGAGGTTGATGAGGAAACACccgaagaaaaggaagacATAGAAATGCAAGATTTGGTACCATTACCACAACCTGAGTTACCAAGAGATAAAAGATTAGTCTCGACTGCTGCACATTTAAACAATTTAGACTGGTTAACCACTCCAATATATACAGCTccagaagaaacaaaacCATTTGCTGAGTTCCAGAATCCTCCGTTATCGTcattgatgataaaaaatttgCGGAATATGGGATTTGAATCTGCGTTCTCTGTGCAAATTTCAGTCTTAAATTTAATGCTAAAGGATATTGAGAGAAATAGATTACAACCAGATATGAGAGGTGATTTATTAGTCAATGCATCAACTGGTTCCGGTAAGACTTTAGCGTATCtgattccaataattgaaaGTTTACAAACTGTAAAAGTTCCAAGAGTGAGAGCAATAATACTAGTTCCTACGAAACCTTTAATAAACCAAGTGAAAACTACTTTGAATCAATTATCTAAGGGTACGAACTTATCAATTGTCAGTTTAAAAAATGATTTGTccattaaagaagaaggtatAAAATTGCAAACCAATGAGCCAGATATTATTGTATCTACTCCTGGTAGATTGGTAGACCATTTGACTAACGGCTATATCAGTTTGAAGAATCTCCAGTATTTAGTTATTGATGAAGCCGATCGTTTACTTAACCAATCTTTCCAAAACTGGTGtcaaattttgatttctaaAATAGACGAATTCACAAATATTAAGGAAAGAAATATATCGAATAGTTGGAAGTTAAACGTacaaaaaatgatattctCTGCCACATTGACTACTGATGCCGggaaattatcattattaaaattccATAAACCAAGACTAATAATCGTTAATAATAAGGAACAATTGGTTAATGAGATGTTTAGCTTACCAGCCAcattgaatgaatttaaattacaATTCGGATCCGCAAAGTCTTCATTAAAACCATTAATATTATCCAAGTTTTTACTTTCAAAGAACAAACTTGCGAATGTCTTAATTTTTACGAAATCAAATGACGCCTCGTTAAGGCTCTCtagattattatcattaataatgaataaattggGGTCCGAGACCATAAATATAGCATACATTAACTCAACTAATAACACCACGTCTGTGCGttccaaaatattgaaagatttttCTAAGCAgactattaatattttggttGCAACTGATTTGATAGCTCGTGGGATCGATATACTATCGATCACAGATGTTATAAATTATGATTTACCTAATTCTTCTCGTGAATACGTTCATAGGGTTGGTCGTACTGCTAGAGCTAATCAAGAAGGATTTGCATATAATTTCTGTTTCGGTAAAGGTGAAGCCAAGTGGTTCAAAAAGCTTATGGCTCAAGTAGGTAGAAGTGAAAAGAACATAGAAGAGCTTGAACTTGATACCAAGCAACTAATCGAAGACAATGACGAATCTATGTATAAGGAATCGTTAGATGAATTACAACAACAAGTATTTAATAGAGCTTAA
- a CDS encoding DEHA2E10824p (similar to ca|CA0942|IPF8619 Candida albicans IPF8619 unknown function): protein MPKGKKSKSKSNVKPEEKLAEGNVEAMPEEAKSESIQSEESGPEGVDSSNELPKEEEQDSKEQLDKGSEDIEQKGKGVIEDKLESTPEAPKAAASPADESNAEDTEEDDIKVKEIEPDTKRPNAPENRDLNDDDESGTSGTAPVKKEANRKKSVGFAPAPEEDLKEHHDVLKKKEEQKRKGNSFHNIPPELSYLQKKPDAPKPLHSSTSNTPPSSRRRMSKELGDLRNMPIKEISLQNKETELNFNYPTVHLPIRAHHMLVDTKFGSLNSFDLAKVNNYILNLSDTKVGLGYEFSGKVIEVGAKYQSEFAVGDNVFGCTNSLSRKGALSTSLLINPTKDVLISVDDKLLEKLGDVDIELSFKNAPEDGNFEISSTSSSSLDSEPIAKQPTNLHNKLAGFTLQEELSPLAKLSTFPVLYCRAKQALDHSNAIFESTGKANILINGADTNLGFTILQLLNSSAYSAVLNEMNLILTIREKSFDKMTNLVNHFTKGKYFDPSRRKRIHLVTFDMENEDLVLPGEKVPMNYKKPELFASDVLNALFGDAEEQINKDNAINHKLDLIIDLVGCKKFLQTSSIRYKKLETLSLPYLSKFSSDSSLSQVLKANTKEPFLMKLLKPKSYGSCFVSCCKFNLSFPSYNIDELFDYSTNNVSLNPWSMKWSSSLANSLTNYYYFEELSLRIKKAWILEGLNLLVEDELKFKIDDFIDWRNNFKKYIKSLKKDDGKVVFMIEDF, encoded by the coding sequence ATGCCTAAAGGAAAGAAACTGAAGTCTAAATCAAACGTTAAGCCTGAAGAAAAGTTGGCTGAAGGTAACGTTGAAGCAATGCCAGAGGAAGCAAAATCGGAGAGCATTCAATCTGAGGAACTGGGTCCAGAAGGTGTAGATTCGTCAAATGAACTTCCTAAAGAAGAGGAACAGGATTCAAAAGAACAACTAGATAAGGGTtctgaagatattgaacaGAAAGGTAAAGGTGTAATAGAAGATAAGTTAGAATCGACACCGGAGGCACCAAAAGCTGCGGCATCTCCGGCAGATGAATCGAATGCAGAGGAtactgaagaagatgatatcAAAGTTAAAGAAATAGAGCCAGATACAAAAAGGCCAAATGCTCCTGAAAATCGTGATCTTAACGACGATGATGAAAGTGGAACGTCCGGTACTGCTCCAGTGAAGAAGGAAGCCAATAGGAAGAAATCTGTGGGGTTTGCACCAGCTCCGGAGGAGGACTTGAAAGAGCATCATGAtgtattgaagaagaaagaggaACAAAAACGTAAGGGCAATTCATTCCATAACATTCCGCCAGAATTGTCATATTTGCAAAAGAAGCCAGATGCCCCTAAGCCGTTGCATTCGTCCACATCAAATACTCCACCATCatccagaagaagaatgcTGAAAGAATTAGGTGATTTAAGAAATATGCcaattaaagaaatctCATTACAAAACAAAGAAACAGAATTAAACTTTAATTATCCTACAGTCCATTTACCAATCCGAGCCCATCATATGTTAGTTGATACCAAGTTTGGTTCGTTAAACTCATTCGATTTAGCCAAGGTTAATAACTATATTTTGAACTTAAGTGACACTAAAGTTGGTCTTGGATATGAATTTTCTGGAAAGGTAATCGAAGTTGGGGCAAAATATCAATCAGAATTTGCAGTTGGTGACAACGTTTTTGGCTGTACAAATTCTTTAAGTAGAAAAGGAGCGTTATCAACAAGCTTGCTAATCAATCCAACAAAAGATGTATTGATTTCTGTcgatgataaattattagagAAGTTAGGAGACGTTGATATCGAACTTTCATTCAAGAATGCACCTGAAGATGGAAACTTCGAAATTAGCtcaacttcttcatcatcacttGATTCAGAGCCAATTGCCAAGCAGCCTACAAATTTACATAATAAACTTGCGGGATTCACACTTCAGGAAGAATTGTCACCACTCGCTAAACTATCAACTTTCCCGGTATTATACTGTAGAGCTAAGCAAGCACTTGATCATTCAAACGCTATATTTGAATCTACAGGTAAAGCGAATATCTTAATAAATGGTGCGGATACAAATTTGGGTTTCACCATCCTTCAGCTATTGAACTCTTCAGCGTACTCGGCGGTTTTGAATGAAATGAATCTTATCTTGACTATCAGAGAAAAGAGTTTCGACAAGATGACTAATTTAGTAAACCATTTTACAAAAGgcaaatattttgatcCCTCAAGAAGGAAGAGAATCCACTTGGTTACGTTTGATATGGAAAACGAAGACTTAGTATTACCGGGTGAAAAGGTACCAATGAATTATAAGAAACCAGAATTATTTGCGTCGGACGTATTAAATGCATTGTTTGGCGACGCCgaagaacaaataaataaagacAATGCTATAAATCATAAGTTGGATTTGATTATTGACTTAGTTGGTTGTAAGAAATTCTTGCAGACACTGTCTATAAGATACAAGAAGCTTGAAACGTTATCCTTGCCATATTTGTCGAAATTTTCTTCAGATTCATCGTTGTCCCAGGTATTAAAGGCTAATACAAAAGAACCGTTCttaatgaagttattaAAACCTAAATCATACGGTTCTTGTTTTGTTTCTTGTTGTAAGTTCAATCTTTCGTTTCCAAGCTACAACATAGATGAATTGTTTGACTATTCCACTAATAACGTATCGCTAAACCCATGGTCGATGAAATGGTCCAGTAGTCTTGCCAATTCCCTAACCAACTACTATTACTTCGAAGAGTTATCTTTACGTATAAAGAAGGCATGGATATTAGAAGGCTTAAATTTGCTCGTTGAAGATGAgcttaaattcaaaattgatgatttcatcGATTGGAGAAACAActtcaaaaaatatataaaatcattaaaaaaaGATGATGGAAAAGTGGTCTTCATGATCGAAGACTTCTAA
- a CDS encoding mitochondrial 37S ribosomal protein RSM19 (highly similar to uniprot|P53733 Saccharomyces cerevisiae YNR037C RSM19 Mitochondrial ribosomal protein of the small subunit), whose product MKPSLHILKGRSSWKGPHVVPLPIANAIKTGVPIRTNARSCTVLPQFVGLKFQIHNGKEYAEVEITDDMVGSKLGEFAATRKRFTYKFSKN is encoded by the coding sequence ATGAAGCCATCATTACACATATTGAAAGGTAGATCCTCGTGGAAGGGACCTCATGTTGTTCCATTACCTATAGCTAATGCTATCAAAACCGGAGTTCCTATTAGAACAAACGCAAGAAGTTGTACTGTCTTACCACAATTTGTTGgtttaaaatttcaaatacatAACGGTAAGGAATATGCTGAAGTTGAAATAACTGATGACATGGTTGGAAGTAAATTGGGAGAGTTTGCTGCTACTAGAAAGAGATTCACATACAAATTCtcgaagaattaa
- a CDS encoding DEHA2E10846p (weakly similar to uniprot|Q6CIE0 Kluyveromyces lactis KLLA0F27401g), translating into MWFLPLLCYIFALVLTLTGIQYHISIFKYPAYLVIPFTLAVFIPLSITFLLPLDYVAHNSPSSIIWFDLPDKVILYLWKFNYWITFLLTWLILPLLQEFFRSGYFNILSKFKDAVKRNIKFQLIILGVSTAGLVYLILEVGLSLSHLKLMIIALSHIYSLVLALWLMAHGLISIPRNKWISGSLLQDLNHHYLKVPKLVDNLEDIKITFKEDVLQVLVLTKNFTSTSGEDFRFRDWILQLHKKIPLDIKEFMEQQYTHDDPGNTISRDQVTTHFMTKLTANFNSNLNKLNSYEAEFNSVLKKIVSLEDVLNCSANDNLQQRSRLVYRIDNHLTLLSPKNKFMLEYYIRPVINRLLSIVLFVSSFIILESEFFHSTPISLMNILIYSTGINNHNLLQLIVCCITFSYMLFASLNSLTRLKIFNMYHLVPHNSDPVSACFYTTYIARLTIPLSYNFITLFVSRNSIFESWFGKSIHLTGLFNSMNNWIPRFVLIPVLLTVFNVYDKLKKKMGLTSDMYDSWAVFDDDENGEPNGDIENLSNKRKDLIIVEAKRIINREMLKLSQQRSSRPESLRPFNLTNAANLNYETNRLQFNNSLMEPTNQRVDASYNDDVPDNTNDVNGSGIQNSNIWGKLGGVINGIRSNVATTFNQNNARAYRDDPDDPDNILL; encoded by the coding sequence ATGTGGTTTCTCCCACTTCTATGCTATATATTTGCATTGGTCTTGACATTGACAGGTATCCAATATcatatatctatatttaaatatccAGCATATCTTGTGATTCCATTTACATTAGCAGTCTTCATACCATTATCAATTACGTTTTTATTGCCCCTTGATTACGTAGCGCATAACTCACCGCTGTCTATAATATGGTTCGATTTACCTGATAAGGTTATATTATACTTGTGgaaatttaattattggATAACTTTCTTGTTGACGTGGTTAATTTTACCATTGTTGCAAGAGTTTTTCAGGTCAGggtattttaatatattaagtAAGTTTAAGGATGCTGTGAAACGGAATATCAAGTTTCAGTTGATTATCTTAGGTGTTTCTACTGCAGGGTTAGTTTATCTAATATTGGAAGTAGGGTTGTCGCTCAGTCatttgaagttgatgatTATTGCACTTTCGCATATTTACTCCTTGGTATTAGCCTTATGGCTCATGGCTCACGGATTGATTAGCATCCCGAGAAATAAATGGATCAGTGGAAGCTTGTTGCAGGACTTAAACCACCATTATCTCAAGGTTCCCAAGTTAGTAgataatttagaagatatcaaaatcaCGTTCAAAGAAGACGTTTTACAAGTATTAGTGTTAACAAAGAACTTCACCAGTACTTCGGGTGAAGACTTCCGTTTTAGAGATTGGATCTTACAATTACATAAAAAGATTCCACTCgatataaaagaattcaTGGAACAACAGTACACCCATGATGATCCAGGTAACACGATTAGCAGGGATCAAGTGACAACACATTTCATGACTAAATTAACGGCTAATTTCAATctgaatttaaataaattaaattcttaCGAAGCTGAATTTAACTCagtattaaaaaaaattgtttcatTAGAAGATGTATTGAATTGCAGTGCAAATGACAACTTACAACAAAGAAGTCGCTTGGTTTATAGAATCGATAACCATCTAACATTATTACTGCCTAAAAATAAGTTCATGTTGGAGTACTATATCAGACCAGTCATTAATAGGTTGTTATCTATTGTTTTATTCGTATCATCCTTTATAATACTTGaatctgaattttttcattcgACCCCAATTTCATTGATGAacatattgatttattcaacAGGAATCAATAATCATAATTTGCTTCAGTTGATTGTTTGCTGTATTACATTTTCATACATGCTTTTTGCAtctttgaattctttaactcgcttgaaaattttcaatatgtATCACTTGGTCCCTCATAATTCAGATCCTGTATCGGCCTGTTTCTATACAACGTATATTGCCAGATTAACTATTCCATTGTCTTACAATTTCATAACATTGTTTGTGTCCCGTAActcaatatttgaatcatgGTTTGGTAAGTCAATTCATTTAACCGGCTTGTTTAACTCCATGAATAACTGGATACCTAGATTTGTGCTAATTCCCGTTTTGCTAACTGTTTTCAATGTTTACGATaagttgaaaaagaaaatgggTCTTACATCTGATATGTACGACTCATGGGCCGTTTTTGACGACGACGAAAACGGAGAACCTAACGGTGACATTGAAAATCTCAGCAATAAGCGCAAAGATCTAATCATTGTTGAAGCTAAGCGTATAATTAACAGAGAAATGCTTAAATTATCGCAACAACGCTCGTCTCGTCCTGAGAGCTTACGGCCGTTTAATTTGACGAATGCTGCAAACCTAAATTACGAGACCAACAGATTACAATTTAACAATTCCTTGATGGAACCTACAAATCAAAGGGTGGACGCATCTTATAATGACGATGTTCCTGATAATACGAACGATGTAAATGGTTCTGGAATCCAAAACAGTAATATATGGGGTAAACTAGGCGGTGTTATCAACGGTATTAGGTCCAATGTAGCTACAACtttcaatcaaaataatgctAGGGCATATAGGGATGATCCAGACGATCCAGATAACATTTTACTTTAG